The DNA window AAACTATGGTGTTCTGCTGCTACTAAATTAGCGTTGTTCGTTTTATAATTTGTTGGAACAAAAAAGGGCTGTTCTACTGAATTTTGAACAGTGATGGGATCTTCTTTTTCCAAAAATAGTTTGTAGGCAGATAATGTAATTACTCCACCTAATACTGAAACAAATACTAAAGTTAAGATTTTTTTCATTTTTTAAATATATTTATAATTAGGTAACATTAAAATTAGCTATTTATTGAATTCGCAATTCAACTTTAACGATTTTTAACGTCACTTTTAACGCTCATTTAACACTATAATTATCGTGGCATTATTCCTATATTTGCATCCATATGCAATTGACTTTTTATAAATATCAAGGTACAGGAAACGATTTTGTGATGATTGATAATCGTCAGCAGTTTTTTGATAAAAAAGACACGAAACGTATCGCGTTTTTGTGTGACAGACGTTTTGGAATTGGTGCTGATGGATTAATTCTTTTAGAGAATCATGCTACAACAGATTTTAAAATGGTGTATTATAATGCTGACGGAAATGAAAGTTCGATGTGTGGTAATGGAGGACGATGTATTATTGCTTTTGCAAAGTATCTTGGAATTATAAAAGATTCAGCAACTTTTGAAGCTATAGATGGTTTTCATGAAGCTACAATTGATCATGCTATTGTGAGTTTGAAAATGCAAGATGTTTCAATTATTGAAAATCATAATACGCATGTGTTTTTAGATACTGGTTCTCCACATCATGTGCAACTAGAAGAAGAATTAGAACAACTTGATATCAAGACTAAAGGATATCAAATTAGATATGGAGCACCTTATAATGAAGTAGGTAGTAATGTGAATTTCGTGTCTAAAAACACTACGACTAATTTTTCGGTAAGAACCTACGAACGTGGTGTAGAAGATGAAACACTATCTTGCGGAACAGGTGTTACAGCAGTAGCTCTAGCAATGCATTTTATAGGTGAAACGGAAAAGAATGTAATAACACTGCAAACACAAGGTGGACTTTTAAATGTGTCTTTTGAAACAGTAGATAAAGGTTATAAGAATATTTGGTTAATTGGTCCAGCAACTCTAGTTTTTAAAGGAGAAATTTAATGATAAATCTAAAAGGTAAACATATTTATTTGCGTGCTTTAGAGCCAGAAGACTTAGATTTTATCTATGAGATTGAAAATGATCAGTCGGTTTGGGAAATTAGTAATACCATGACGCCTTATTCCAGATTTTTAATCAAGCAGTATCTTGAAAATGCTCATCAAGATATTTTTGAGGCAAAGCAATTGCGTTTGGTGATTTGTAACTCTGATAATCTTGCAGTCGGACTTATAGATTTGTTTGATTTCGATTTTAAAAATAAACGCGCAGGAATTGGTGTCTTAATAAAAGATATAGCTAATAGACAAAAAGGATTTGGCAATGAAGCTTTAGAATTACTAATTGATTATTCTGCCAATCATTTAGATTTGCAACAATTATATTGTAATGTTTCCGAAGACAATAGAATGAGTTTGAAACTGTTTAAGAATCATGGTTTTGAAATTGTAGGTCTTAAAAAAGACTGGAATTTAGTTAATGGTGCTTTCAAAAATGAATATTTCTTACAACGAATATTGAAATAATATGTATATCAAAAAAATACTTTGGGCAATCGCACTTATCGGCTTGTTAGTAGCAGCTTATTTTGCATACTTTGTGTATGGAGCCATGTTTAAAGCGAATACTGCTTTTAATAATAACGAAGCTTATATTTATGTGTCTAGTAATGCTTCTTACGAAGACGTGAGAGAACAATTAGAACCTTTGCTAATTGATATTGATGGCTTTGATGCTTTAGCAACTCAAAAAAAATACACCACTAATCTAAAAGCTGGTAAATACGTTATTAAAAAAGGAATGAGTAATAATGATATTATCAATTCTATTCGAATTGGAAATAAACCTATAAAATTGTCATTCAATAATCAAGAATCTCTTGAGAAATTAGCAGGACGTGTAAGTCAGCAAATAGAAGCTGATAGCTTGTCATTAATCGAAGCAATGACAAACGACGTATTTTTAAAGTCAAGTGGATTTTCAGATAAAACAGCTTTAGGCATGTATATTCCCAATAGTTATGAGGTGTTTTGGAATACATCAGGAGAAGCATTTAGAGACCGAATGCTTAAAGAGTATAATCGCTTTTGGAATACGGATAGAAATGCCAAAGCAAAAGCAATAGGATTGTCTAGAGATGAAGTGATGGCTTTAGCTTCAATTGTTTATGAAGAATCAAAACAGTCTGTCGAGCAACCGAGAATTGCTGGAGTGTATCTAAATAGAATTAGAATTGGCATGCCTTTACAAGCGGATCCAACATTAAAATTTGCTGCTTATAAACTACCAAAATATAAAAACACTGTAATCAAAAGAGTCCTTAATATTCATAAAGAAATAGAATCTCCATATAATACGTATAAGTATGCTGGATTGCCTCCAGGATTGATTGCTATGCCAGACATTTCTGCTGTAGATGCTGTATTGAATTTCGAGAAACACAAGTATTTATATTTCGCAGCAAATGCAAAAAAACCTGGTTTTCATAAGTTTGCTAAAACGTTATCTCAACACAATGTAAATGCAAGAGAATATCAGAGGTATTTATCATCTCAAGGCATTAATAGATAGGAGTGAAATATCGTTTGGCACATATTTGTCTTCTTTTATTTGTGTCAATCAATTCATTTTCACAGTCTAAACTAGATACTTTTCTAAAACCAAGTGATACTTTAAATACGTCACGAAGAAATACCGTTATAATCACTGAAGTCGCTTTAGGTGCTTTAACTTTAGCTGGTTTAGATCAATTATGGTATAAAGATTTTCCGCGCTCTAATTTTCATACGATTAATGATTCAGATGAATGGCTTCAAATGGATAAACTTGGTCATGCATTTTCTGCCTATCAATTAGGAAAAGTTGGAGCAGATGTTTTAAAATGGAGTGGTGTCAATAAAAAAGATCAATTAATATATGGTGCTACATTAGGGTTTACATTTCTCACAGCTGTTGAAGTTTTAGATGGTTACAGCGCAGAATGGGGATTTTCATGGTCTGATATGGCAGCAAATGCAGCAGGTACAGGATTGTATATCGGACAAGAATTACTTTGGAAAGAACAACGCATCTTATTAAAATATTCGTTTCATCAAACAAAATATGCATCTCTGCGTCCTGATAAGTTAGGCGATGGTTTCATGGAAGAATTCCTAAAAGATTATAATGGTCAGACCTATTGGTTGAGTGCAAATGTAAATTCTTTTGTAAAATCGAGTACACTTCCAGGTTGGCTAAACGTCGCTTTTGGCTATGGTGCAGATGGAATGTTAACTGGAAAAAGCGAAAACGTTAATAACTTATTCATAAGTCAGAATAGACAGCGTCAATATTACCTGAGTTTAGACGTCGATTTGTCGAAAATCAAGACAAAATCTAGGCTGCTGAGATCGTTGTTTGACGTTTTTAACACGATTAAAGTACCATTTCCAACCATGCAGTTCAACGATAAAGGGACGGTAAAGTTCCATTACATCTACTTTTAACAACACTTTAACTGCTTATTTTCAATAATTTAAAAAATGGCTTATATTTGCATGCTGAAATTGTAAGGTAATTAAAGGGACAATATTACCATACATAAAGTTAGCTATTATGATGAATAAAGTAAGTAATTATTTTGCTATCCCTCTAGCTATTTGTAGTGTTATGTTTATGGCACTAAAACCGAGCCCTTCATTAGATGTCGCTATGTATTCGACTGAGGGATTAGAATTGGACTTCACAGTTCAACATGATGTAGCTTCA is part of the Psychroserpens ponticola genome and encodes:
- a CDS encoding GNAT family N-acetyltransferase, producing MINLKGKHIYLRALEPEDLDFIYEIENDQSVWEISNTMTPYSRFLIKQYLENAHQDIFEAKQLRLVICNSDNLAVGLIDLFDFDFKNKRAGIGVLIKDIANRQKGFGNEALELLIDYSANHLDLQQLYCNVSEDNRMSLKLFKNHGFEIVGLKKDWNLVNGAFKNEYFLQRILK
- the dapF gene encoding diaminopimelate epimerase, encoding MQLTFYKYQGTGNDFVMIDNRQQFFDKKDTKRIAFLCDRRFGIGADGLILLENHATTDFKMVYYNADGNESSMCGNGGRCIIAFAKYLGIIKDSATFEAIDGFHEATIDHAIVSLKMQDVSIIENHNTHVFLDTGSPHHVQLEEELEQLDIKTKGYQIRYGAPYNEVGSNVNFVSKNTTTNFSVRTYERGVEDETLSCGTGVTAVALAMHFIGETEKNVITLQTQGGLLNVSFETVDKGYKNIWLIGPATLVFKGEI
- a CDS encoding DUF2279 domain-containing protein, which produces MKYRLAHICLLLFVSINSFSQSKLDTFLKPSDTLNTSRRNTVIITEVALGALTLAGLDQLWYKDFPRSNFHTINDSDEWLQMDKLGHAFSAYQLGKVGADVLKWSGVNKKDQLIYGATLGFTFLTAVEVLDGYSAEWGFSWSDMAANAAGTGLYIGQELLWKEQRILLKYSFHQTKYASLRPDKLGDGFMEEFLKDYNGQTYWLSANVNSFVKSSTLPGWLNVAFGYGADGMLTGKSENVNNLFISQNRQRQYYLSLDVDLSKIKTKSRLLRSLFDVFNTIKVPFPTMQFNDKGTVKFHYIYF
- the mltG gene encoding endolytic transglycosylase MltG gives rise to the protein MYIKKILWAIALIGLLVAAYFAYFVYGAMFKANTAFNNNEAYIYVSSNASYEDVREQLEPLLIDIDGFDALATQKKYTTNLKAGKYVIKKGMSNNDIINSIRIGNKPIKLSFNNQESLEKLAGRVSQQIEADSLSLIEAMTNDVFLKSSGFSDKTALGMYIPNSYEVFWNTSGEAFRDRMLKEYNRFWNTDRNAKAKAIGLSRDEVMALASIVYEESKQSVEQPRIAGVYLNRIRIGMPLQADPTLKFAAYKLPKYKNTVIKRVLNIHKEIESPYNTYKYAGLPPGLIAMPDISAVDAVLNFEKHKYLYFAANAKKPGFHKFAKTLSQHNVNAREYQRYLSSQGINR